A part of Streptomyces sp. NBC_01210 genomic DNA contains:
- a CDS encoding endonuclease domain-containing protein, with amino-acid sequence MQLLAWSGETWLLPRAYTELLDRWEQREEELTARARLCSCGAQGPYWGGWRRHNTRTGYVTMCPPCAGEACQLYTGHLRGVLYETLRRRNTRADAYLCRLCKESPAAAWDHCHEHGYVRGPLCGSCNTREGTGIPYYFLRLEGAARHLLECRGCLQQRTLPRRFHIDVVRAHLEQTERHGRCHKQPYARELEHAHGVHRFQLECSGWHATGNWTKDVTASEVAALVRALVDASLAGQEGRPSPGTATGAG; translated from the coding sequence TTGCAGCTGCTGGCCTGGTCCGGCGAGACCTGGCTTCTGCCTCGCGCCTACACGGAGCTGCTGGACCGCTGGGAGCAGCGAGAGGAGGAGTTGACCGCCCGGGCCCGGCTCTGCTCCTGCGGGGCGCAGGGCCCGTACTGGGGCGGCTGGAGGCGGCACAACACGAGGACGGGGTACGTCACCATGTGCCCACCCTGTGCCGGGGAAGCCTGCCAGCTGTACACCGGCCACCTGCGGGGCGTGCTGTACGAGACGCTACGGCGGCGCAATACCCGAGCCGACGCCTACCTGTGCCGATTGTGCAAGGAAAGCCCGGCGGCGGCGTGGGATCACTGCCATGAACACGGCTACGTCCGCGGCCCGCTGTGCGGCAGCTGCAACACCCGCGAAGGCACGGGCATCCCGTACTACTTCCTCCGGCTCGAAGGCGCCGCACGGCATCTCCTGGAATGCCGCGGCTGCCTTCAACAGCGGACCCTGCCGCGCCGGTTCCACATCGACGTCGTCCGCGCACACCTGGAGCAGACCGAGCGGCACGGGCGCTGCCACAAGCAGCCGTACGCACGCGAGTTGGAGCACGCGCACGGTGTTCACCGGTTTCAGCTTGAGTGCAGCGGCTGGCACGCGACCGGGAACTGGACGAAGGACGTCACGGCGTCCGAGGTGGCCGCGCTCGTGCGGGCCCTCGTCGACGCGTCCCTCGCCGGGCAGGAGGGCCGGCCTTCTCCTGGCACGGCCACGGGCGCGGGGTAA